One window from the genome of Emys orbicularis isolate rEmyOrb1 chromosome 10, rEmyOrb1.hap1, whole genome shotgun sequence encodes:
- the BUD31 gene encoding protein BUD31 homolog: MPKVKRSRKAPPDGWELIEPTLDELDQKMREAETEPHEGKRKVESLWPIFRIHHQKTRYIFDLFYKRKAISRELYEYCIREGYADKNLIAKWKKQGYENLCCLRCIQTRDTNFGTNCICRVPKSKLEVGRIIECTHCGCRGCSG; this comes from the exons ATGCCCAAAGTAAAGAGAAGCAGGAAAGCTCCTCCGGATGGCTGGGAACTGATCGAACCAACATTGGATGAGCTGGATCAAAAAATGAGAGAAG CGGAGACTGAGCCTCATGAAGGGAAGAGGAAGGTGGAATCCCTCTGGCCCATCTTCAGAATTCATCATCAGAAAACGCGCTACATCTTTGATCTCTTCTATAAGAGAAAAGCTATTAGCAGAG AACTGTATGAGTACTGTATCAGAGAAGGATATGCTGACAAAAACCTGATTGCAAAGTGGAAGAAACAGGGTTATGAGAACCTTTGCTGCCTGCGCTGTATCCAGACTCGGGATACCAACTTCGGAACTAACTGCATTTGCAGGGTCCCAAAAAGCAAGCTGGAAGTG GGGAGAATCATTGAGTGCACGCACTGTGGATGCAGAGGCTGCTCTGGGTGA